The proteins below come from a single Zhouia spongiae genomic window:
- a CDS encoding lipocalin family protein, which translates to MPLISCSSDDEGNWDDPITARWQLTAEKEIIDEEEVDLNISDCRKESRLQLYGDGQAVIVEYSDSGDGSCAFDGSSHEKWEKRGDNIYVFVYKNGNERVGEFTFNENTLTIHFNGENIIYVYTMTEDY; encoded by the coding sequence ATGCCTTTAATCTCTTGTAGTAGTGATGATGAAGGCAATTGGGATGACCCTATTACAGCAAGATGGCAATTGACAGCTGAGAAAGAAATTATAGATGAGGAAGAAGTTGATTTGAATATTTCAGATTGCAGAAAAGAATCAAGATTGCAATTATATGGAGACGGGCAAGCTGTAATAGTAGAGTATTCAGATTCAGGTGATGGGTCCTGTGCTTTTGATGGGAGTTCTCATGAAAAATGGGAAAAAAGAGGTGATAATATCTACGTATTTGTGTATAAAAATGGAAATGAAAGAGTAGGGGAATTTACATTTAATGAAAACACATTAACAATACATTTCAATGGTGAAAATATCATATACGTATACACCATGACAGAAGATTATTAA
- a CDS encoding T9SS type A sorting domain-containing protein, with translation MKKFLLLAYFLCFFATCLFGQSSRIEISNFKYRVRGDEKICETYVKLTAYFKDKAPVVFFHEYYGEGTFTSPKPKTEYLLSGEITMVHVYAYTHEKRGGRTCGSGKGTKIAQDNYIDLSSTSCKIGSYHDYVRNGGEFEAENELWFDYKISANVKLKDPGAGNIIGFDDSFNVSVTSDSDGFNSSVYNWQYNVVNPYYESYWINMPWYTDSKGNPSFDIIPNIFLDEADINKKVYFRIKTCSGITSDNFIEYDLRKSAPKIKGTEYINPECFGENGQVKIYFERNLDTGESISYVLYDKTVIVGYVDGEPIYQPIRNNDGDPIESFGEDSNGYFLLIEDLVPSQLYYFEMIGYGTNHNGNDDSMYEGKIMYTDGENHSTDIEVTPTPPVEFTINKEDISCNGAADGKIHLSATGGLTDQYQYIMYDDIGNVIDNWTSFSNGTAYTIAIANGGKYTLKVMDSNGCMAIDYVKDPSTGEIQELGEQIEEITIIEPEILVVTKNGEPTNPKAFGFTDGGIYIKVTGGTPIGGNSYNISWKDKKDNSYTGSNSKMENNYFYQDLLNIGAGTYTATITDTNGCETAIEITLSEPDKLELTIEETNPISCNSANSDDEFKLEDGQLTATASGGTAPYIYTWKKKKTDGSWEILKTTSKISTPSTLDYLGQGEYAVNIKDVNNIVLGEYTYNEWIKDTDSIHHLKEPNPIAITFTKEDVYCKGGNNGWIQATVTGGTLKNGEDYILQWSNGESTTRIENLYAGSYTLSVTDSNGCYREETITIDEPADPLQLNYTEYKQPSAAGLTDGYIEATITGGTSDNTGAYTYVWMDDQGNNLNSKVIAAVEATGYVITLNNIGKGSYYLTITDANYNKTTINSGCTIENDKFEMDEPDPLKLSVEETLAISCNALNEYGNPYSDGELTAHVTGGVWLQPSDNGGLPYYYTWKKKDENGNWNVLANQTDSIAGNLDAGEYAVNIMDANGIILGIYKNNVLDQATDSLYTLEEPPLLELTSTQQNVYCHQGSDGWAEVNISGGTPPYQTDWSNGDTTLKTEHLNAGTYTVFVTDSRGCEAMTEVTITEPETSVMITYPAYGRPTSIGASDGFIEARVTGGTSFDDGTYTYVWTDEDGNNLNARTNTTVTASGHTIRLENITAGTYYLTAYDKNYEIATTKEGCTFTESEFIIYEPIEATIEVYVPISCNQNNEYEDPFSDGALVAHVEGGVPYSNGLPYIYHWKKQNDQGIWEELTDQPDSIAYDLSNGHYALNVEDSRGSVMGVYEGDLLIKAIDSTFYFEEPELLQLSFTTTEINCDTGNDGTAEVHITGGIAPYNIRWSNGATTAKVENLIAGTYFVFVTDSRGCEVTGSVIVEQPGGLQLDIAEQIPPTCYQGSDGSITINVSGGVAPYQYHWNTGNTTNKIGNLPAGIYTLKVTDVQGCIGFTEISLEAPEPVVVDLGQGRTLCNEQEVILDITIDDAGAQYLWESDNGFSSTDAVVTLTTPGTYTATVTTSEGCIGKDQIEVKASNNDIDAHFLLASQAFTGDEVILVNVSDPLSEVVEWSVPEGVETISQSHEAIILKFDKKGKYDITLRSFEGECYQDHTKSIIVEEATELVDIGDTEEPFIKEFIVYPNPSNGNFTVKVTLSEQSDASLRLISMLTAQVSSEKRLLNSSEYEENYQLMLPSGTYILLLETPKGTKIRKVIIE, from the coding sequence ATGAAGAAATTTTTACTCTTAGCATACTTTTTGTGCTTTTTTGCTACTTGTTTGTTTGGTCAGTCCTCGCGCATCGAAATATCCAATTTTAAGTATCGGGTTCGGGGAGATGAAAAAATATGTGAGACATACGTAAAGCTAACAGCATATTTTAAAGACAAAGCACCGGTAGTATTTTTTCATGAGTATTATGGGGAAGGGACTTTTACTTCACCTAAACCAAAAACTGAATATTTACTTTCTGGAGAAATTACTATGGTTCATGTATATGCCTATACCCATGAAAAAAGGGGAGGTCGCACTTGTGGTAGCGGAAAAGGAACAAAAATAGCTCAGGATAATTATATAGACTTGTCTAGTACATCTTGTAAGATAGGATCATATCATGATTATGTAAGGAACGGAGGTGAATTTGAAGCAGAAAATGAACTATGGTTTGATTATAAAATAAGTGCAAATGTTAAATTAAAAGACCCAGGAGCCGGAAATATTATAGGATTTGACGATTCATTTAATGTATCTGTAACTTCCGATTCAGATGGATTTAATTCTTCAGTTTATAATTGGCAATATAATGTAGTAAATCCATATTATGAAAGTTACTGGATTAATATGCCATGGTATACGGATTCTAAGGGAAATCCTTCTTTTGATATAATACCTAATATTTTTCTGGATGAGGCTGATATTAATAAAAAGGTATATTTTAGGATAAAAACATGTTCCGGTATTACTTCTGATAATTTTATTGAATATGATTTAAGGAAATCAGCACCTAAAATAAAAGGAACTGAATATATAAACCCTGAATGTTTTGGTGAAAACGGACAGGTAAAAATATATTTTGAGCGAAATCTAGATACCGGAGAATCGATAAGTTATGTACTTTATGACAAGACGGTAATTGTAGGCTATGTTGATGGTGAACCCATTTACCAACCCATTCGTAATAATGACGGAGATCCAATAGAAAGTTTTGGAGAGGATAGTAATGGATACTTTCTATTAATTGAGGATTTAGTTCCCAGTCAGCTTTATTATTTTGAAATGATAGGGTATGGAACAAACCATAATGGTAATGACGATTCAATGTATGAAGGGAAAATTATGTATACCGATGGCGAAAACCACAGTACAGATATTGAAGTAACCCCCACTCCACCGGTAGAATTCACCATAAACAAAGAAGATATAAGCTGTAACGGAGCTGCTGATGGAAAAATACACTTGTCGGCTACAGGAGGACTCACAGATCAGTATCAATACATCATGTATGATGATATCGGAAATGTTATTGATAACTGGACCAGCTTTTCAAACGGAACTGCTTATACCATCGCTATCGCAAACGGCGGAAAATATACGCTAAAGGTAATGGATTCAAATGGGTGTATGGCAATAGATTATGTCAAAGACCCCTCGACTGGCGAAATACAAGAGTTGGGTGAACAAATAGAAGAAATCACTATTATTGAACCTGAAATCTTAGTGGTTACTAAAAACGGAGAACCTACGAATCCTAAAGCCTTCGGGTTTACCGATGGTGGTATTTATATTAAAGTGACCGGGGGTACGCCGATCGGTGGAAATAGTTATAATATATCCTGGAAAGATAAAAAAGATAATTCCTATACGGGATCGAATTCGAAAATGGAAAACAATTATTTTTATCAGGATCTTCTGAACATCGGAGCAGGTACTTATACAGCAACTATTACTGATACTAATGGATGTGAAACAGCTATTGAAATAACTCTTTCTGAACCGGATAAACTGGAGCTGACCATAGAAGAAACCAACCCCATCTCCTGTAATTCGGCTAACTCCGACGATGAGTTTAAACTGGAAGACGGACAGTTAACGGCAACGGCGTCGGGAGGAACAGCTCCCTATATTTATACCTGGAAAAAGAAAAAAACAGACGGCAGCTGGGAAATACTTAAAACCACTTCAAAGATCAGTACACCAAGTACCCTCGATTATTTGGGACAGGGTGAATATGCGGTAAACATCAAAGATGTCAATAACATTGTTTTAGGGGAATATACATATAACGAATGGATAAAAGATACAGATTCTATCCACCACTTAAAAGAACCAAATCCGATTGCAATCACATTTACCAAGGAAGATGTGTATTGTAAAGGAGGCAATAATGGCTGGATTCAGGCCACGGTGACAGGTGGAACACTAAAGAATGGGGAAGATTACATCTTGCAATGGAGCAATGGAGAATCCACCACGAGGATTGAAAACCTATATGCAGGGTCTTATACCTTATCTGTTACCGATAGTAACGGCTGTTACCGGGAAGAAACCATCACCATAGATGAACCTGCCGATCCGCTACAACTCAATTACACCGAATACAAGCAACCGTCGGCCGCCGGACTTACCGATGGCTATATAGAAGCCACTATAACAGGGGGAACCTCAGACAATACCGGAGCATATACCTATGTCTGGATGGATGATCAGGGAAATAACCTGAACAGTAAAGTCATTGCTGCCGTGGAAGCTACTGGTTATGTGATCACCCTGAACAACATCGGAAAAGGGAGTTATTACCTGACCATTACTGATGCCAACTACAACAAAACCACCATCAACTCCGGTTGTACCATAGAAAACGATAAATTCGAAATGGATGAACCCGATCCGCTGAAACTCTCTGTCGAAGAAACACTGGCCATTTCCTGTAATGCCCTGAACGAGTACGGTAACCCATACTCCGATGGTGAACTTACTGCCCATGTCACAGGAGGTGTATGGTTGCAACCATCGGATAATGGCGGGCTCCCCTACTATTATACCTGGAAGAAAAAGGATGAGAATGGCAACTGGAATGTATTGGCAAACCAAACCGACAGTATTGCCGGCAATCTCGATGCAGGGGAATATGCCGTAAATATCATGGATGCCAATGGCATTATACTGGGAATTTATAAAAACAATGTCCTCGACCAGGCTACCGACAGCCTGTATACCCTGGAAGAACCGCCCTTACTGGAACTTACCTCTACACAACAAAATGTGTATTGCCATCAGGGAAGCGACGGTTGGGCTGAAGTAAATATTAGCGGTGGTACACCGCCTTATCAAACCGACTGGTCGAATGGTGATACTACCCTAAAAACCGAACATCTGAATGCGGGTACTTATACCGTATTCGTTACCGATAGCCGGGGATGTGAGGCCATGACAGAAGTAACAATTACCGAGCCCGAAACCTCTGTAATGATCACCTATCCGGCCTATGGCAGGCCGACCTCTATCGGGGCTTCCGATGGCTTTATTGAAGCACGGGTTACCGGTGGAACCTCTTTTGATGACGGTACTTATACTTATGTCTGGACAGACGAAGACGGCAACAACCTGAATGCCCGGACCAATACAACGGTGACAGCAAGTGGGCACACCATCCGTCTCGAAAACATAACGGCAGGTACTTACTATTTGACAGCCTATGATAAGAATTATGAAATAGCCACCACCAAAGAAGGCTGTACCTTTACCGAAAGTGAATTTATTATCTACGAGCCTATAGAAGCTACTATTGAAGTGTATGTGCCGATCTCCTGTAACCAAAACAATGAATATGAAGATCCGTTTAGCGACGGAGCATTGGTAGCTCATGTAGAAGGAGGTGTTCCCTATAGTAACGGCCTTCCATATATTTATCACTGGAAAAAGCAGAACGATCAGGGTATCTGGGAAGAGCTTACCGACCAGCCCGACAGCATTGCCTACGACCTCAGCAACGGACATTATGCTCTGAATGTGGAAGATTCAAGAGGCTCCGTGATGGGTGTTTATGAAGGCGACTTACTTATAAAAGCCATAGACAGCACTTTTTATTTTGAAGAGCCCGAACTGTTGCAGCTAAGTTTTACCACCACCGAGATCAATTGTGATACCGGGAATGACGGAACGGCAGAAGTACACATAACCGGAGGTATTGCCCCATACAATATCCGCTGGTCTAACGGAGCAACCACGGCTAAAGTAGAAAACCTGATCGCAGGCACCTATTTTGTGTTTGTTACCGATAGCCGGGGATGTGAGGTAACGGGCAGCGTAATAGTAGAACAGCCCGGTGGGTTACAATTAGACATAGCCGAACAAATACCACCTACCTGCTACCAGGGGTCGGATGGAAGCATTACCATAAATGTAAGTGGTGGGGTAGCCCCATATCAATACCACTGGAATACCGGAAACACAACAAATAAGATAGGAAACCTTCCTGCCGGTATCTATACCCTAAAGGTTACCGATGTACAGGGATGTATCGGTTTTACTGAAATATCCCTCGAAGCTCCTGAACCGGTTGTGGTTGACCTTGGACAAGGCCGTACATTATGTAATGAACAGGAAGTCATATTGGATATTACTATTGATGATGCCGGAGCACAATACCTTTGGGAATCGGATAACGGTTTTAGCAGTACCGATGCTGTGGTTACCCTAACAACACCAGGTACCTATACCGCTACGGTAACCACTTCTGAAGGCTGTATCGGTAAAGACCAGATAGAGGTGAAAGCTTCCAACAATGACATCGATGCCCATTTTCTACTGGCATCACAGGCCTTCACAGGCGATGAAGTGATCCTTGTCAATGTGAGTGATCCGCTTAGTGAAGTGGTGGAATGGTCTGTTCCTGAAGGTGTCGAAACCATATCCCAAAGTCACGAAGCCATCATCTTAAAATTCGATAAAAAAGGAAAATACGATATCACTTTACGATCGTTCGAGGGAGAATGTTATCAGGATCATACTAAATCGATTATTGTGGAAGAGGCTACCGAGCTTGTGGACATAGGTGATACAGAAGAACCTTTTATTAAGGAATTTATCGTATATCCGAATCCATCCAACGGAAACTTTACAGTAAAAGTAACACTCTCCGAACAGAGTGATGCCTCTTTACGATTGATCAGCATGCTTACAGCACAGGTAAGCAGTGAAAAAAGATTACTCAATAGCAGTGAATATGAAGAGAATTATCAACTGATGCTTCCTTCGGGGACATATATCCTCCTGTTGGAAACACCCAAAGGAACTAAAATACGGAAAGTGATTATTGAATAG
- a CDS encoding PKD domain-containing protein, with the protein MYKYIRYITLFIITVVSCTKEQSVPVKVDFELLVENDDYSVPVQIKIHNKTTGADAYQWTIDGTNANLSKTSRNPGTALYEKSGIYAIKLYASNQDGQEDSSEMSIEIFDAVAVDFEAGLAGNNFSPAEIQITNTTEGTTFYRWQFEGGQPEYSDMQHPENVVFTTPGEHTITLTAGTGFEEFTTSKTITVAPYLEADFDWEVAFEDDDYQVPVTMTMMNNSVSATSYKWTFENGSPVTSMEENPSIVFNAPGEHTITLEATNGKETKIISKTIEVYPNTNLRLFNDISLGINTAHNSNNKGAFFSTVTREVYTKDQVNETNGPLIDLVFFGLDEAFSYNKFVAPDKVAEGTTFQAVPGATHTKFINSQEQCGCSTSMTSTEFDTMTDDSLLQILTIEETNGGLQHFTGETIPRIILFETADGRKGAIKIKEYHPQGQDSYIIADIKVQKEKQ; encoded by the coding sequence ATGTATAAGTATATCAGGTATATAACATTATTTATTATAACGGTAGTCTCTTGCACCAAGGAACAGTCCGTTCCCGTAAAAGTGGATTTTGAACTTTTGGTGGAGAACGATGATTATTCTGTTCCGGTACAAATCAAGATCCATAACAAGACCACCGGAGCAGATGCTTACCAATGGACCATAGACGGTACTAACGCTAACCTGTCCAAAACCAGCCGTAATCCGGGTACGGCTTTATACGAGAAATCAGGGATCTATGCCATAAAATTATATGCTTCCAATCAGGACGGACAAGAAGATAGTAGTGAAATGTCCATAGAGATTTTCGATGCCGTCGCCGTAGATTTTGAAGCAGGTCTGGCAGGCAACAACTTCTCCCCTGCCGAAATACAGATCACCAATACCACAGAAGGTACCACTTTTTACCGTTGGCAGTTTGAAGGCGGACAGCCGGAATATTCTGATATGCAACATCCGGAAAATGTTGTTTTTACTACTCCGGGAGAACATACCATTACCCTTACAGCCGGTACCGGATTTGAAGAATTCACCACCAGCAAGACCATTACCGTGGCGCCATATCTGGAAGCTGATTTCGATTGGGAAGTGGCTTTTGAAGATGATGATTACCAGGTTCCGGTTACCATGACCATGATGAATAACTCGGTAAGTGCCACCTCTTATAAGTGGACTTTTGAAAACGGGTCGCCAGTGACATCTATGGAAGAAAATCCATCTATAGTCTTTAATGCCCCGGGAGAACATACCATTACCCTGGAAGCGACCAATGGAAAAGAAACAAAAATCATATCCAAGACTATTGAGGTATATCCGAATACCAATTTAAGGCTGTTTAATGATATTTCCTTGGGGATCAATACCGCTCATAATTCAAATAACAAAGGAGCATTTTTTTCAACCGTTACACGAGAAGTGTACACCAAAGACCAGGTAAATGAAACCAACGGTCCGCTGATCGACCTGGTGTTTTTTGGACTGGATGAAGCCTTTAGCTATAACAAATTTGTAGCTCCCGATAAAGTGGCTGAAGGAACCACTTTTCAGGCTGTTCCGGGGGCAACCCATACTAAATTCATCAATAGTCAGGAGCAATGTGGGTGTAGCACTTCAATGACATCTACTGAATTTGATACGATGACAGATGACAGTTTGTTACAAATACTGACCATTGAAGAAACCAATGGCGGACTACAGCATTTTACCGGAGAGACCATCCCGAGGATTATCCTCTTTGAAACCGCTGATGGACGAAAAGGAGCTATCAAGATAAAGGAATACCATCCACAGGGACAGGACTCTTATATCATAGCAGATATTAAAGTACAGAAAGAAAAACAGTAA
- a CDS encoding four helix bundle protein: MNFRELMAYQKAFELAMDIFRITKGFPKEERYSLTDQIRRSSRSVCANLGEGYRKRVYIKHFMTKLSDADMENSETQVWLDFALHCKYITHGIYDNLIKSSEEIGKLLGFMLQNPDKFK; this comes from the coding sequence ATGAATTTTAGGGAATTAATGGCATATCAAAAAGCATTTGAGTTAGCGATGGATATATTCCGGATAACAAAAGGGTTTCCAAAGGAAGAACGCTATTCATTGACCGACCAGATACGCCGAAGCTCCCGTTCTGTTTGTGCCAACTTAGGGGAAGGTTACCGAAAAAGAGTATATATTAAACATTTTATGACAAAACTATCCGATGCAGATATGGAAAATTCAGAGACTCAGGTATGGTTAGATTTTGCTTTGCACTGTAAATATATAACGCACGGGATTTATGATAATCTCATTAAGAGTTCAGAAGAAATAGGGAAACTACTCGGTTTCATGCTTCAAAACCCTGATAAATTCAAATAA
- a CDS encoding fibronectin type III domain-containing protein — protein MSEKLIVQALMIDVNETSRQLRFRFSIKGNGLQIRSNDFVIGAAPIFIDGGVPLRLSNLDLRPYFELQNLSGITPQQYNNPLPDGNYQFCFEVFDWVSGQRLSNPNLGCFNAFLIINDPPFLNLPRRGDLVASKNPQNILFNWTPRHLNASGVQYEFELREVWDTQIDPQAAFLASPNLYSTTTFNTTLLYGLGETTLLENKTYAWRVRAVVTDGISEASIFRNNGYSEIYYFTYTADCQSPQFALAKSLSTSSEEITWMPDPDHLKYKVQYRKKGVRDAVWFEVNAVNPYTTLHNLEPGTTYEYRVGGQCTQTVANTEPRFSYNAIQEFTTPTKTEDNYYNCGIAPEVAITNREPLDNIGVNEVFTAGDFPVTIKQVNGGNGTFSGLGYIVVPYLADTKIEVAFKNIGINTDYQLYKGKLRTTYDASWGNMDDIQDEIDAVVELGNTISELLNLDIDKTTKENIEALVNALLEDLKDEDLPQELTSQVEEATNDMIDAKERYDEAVSNGDTQAANQAQQDFHNAQQNLNEANEEIEKIKKETADLLKKAITELYRDGKDLEAENNERYNQHLLDFQVDDAENDNDLLIVETNETDLSVNTNDSTESFTDMEEQYASYLFAMMLQEENGNEFAKFIELSKQINLDFIKIISQMKQDGQVDNEIINVLKNHLRSAFTQILLQPYLKR, from the coding sequence ATGAGCGAAAAGCTGATCGTTCAGGCCTTGATGATCGATGTCAATGAAACAAGCCGTCAGCTACGTTTCCGGTTTTCTATTAAAGGCAACGGGCTTCAAATCCGGTCAAACGACTTTGTCATTGGAGCAGCCCCCATTTTTATCGACGGCGGGGTACCCCTCCGGTTATCCAATCTCGATCTTCGTCCTTATTTTGAATTACAAAACCTCAGTGGTATTACTCCACAACAATACAACAATCCATTGCCCGATGGCAATTACCAGTTTTGCTTTGAAGTATTCGACTGGGTGAGTGGACAGCGATTGTCCAACCCTAACCTGGGATGTTTTAATGCCTTTTTGATTATTAACGACCCTCCTTTTTTGAACTTGCCACGAAGAGGCGATCTGGTAGCCTCTAAAAACCCGCAGAATATTCTGTTCAACTGGACACCCCGCCACCTGAATGCCAGCGGAGTACAGTACGAATTTGAGCTAAGGGAGGTTTGGGACACCCAGATAGACCCACAGGCTGCTTTTTTGGCAAGTCCGAATCTCTACAGCACGACAACATTTAATACCACCCTGCTCTATGGCCTTGGCGAGACCACTCTGTTAGAGAACAAGACCTATGCCTGGAGGGTACGGGCGGTGGTCACCGATGGTATCAGCGAAGCTTCAATATTCCGCAATAATGGCTATAGTGAGATCTATTATTTCACTTATACAGCTGATTGTCAATCACCACAGTTTGCCCTGGCAAAGTCGTTGAGTACGAGTAGTGAAGAAATTACCTGGATGCCCGATCCCGACCATTTAAAATACAAGGTGCAATACCGTAAAAAAGGGGTGCGCGATGCTGTTTGGTTTGAGGTCAATGCCGTAAACCCATATACTACACTGCATAACCTGGAGCCTGGAACTACCTACGAATATCGGGTGGGCGGACAATGTACCCAGACAGTAGCAAATACCGAACCCCGTTTTAGCTATAATGCCATACAGGAGTTTACCACCCCTACCAAAACAGAGGACAATTACTACAATTGCGGAATTGCTCCCGAAGTTGCCATTACCAATCGGGAACCTCTGGACAACATCGGAGTAAACGAAGTGTTTACAGCCGGCGATTTCCCCGTAACCATAAAACAGGTAAATGGCGGTAACGGCACCTTTTCGGGGCTGGGCTACATTGTTGTTCCCTACCTGGCCGATACCAAAATAGAAGTAGCATTTAAAAACATCGGTATCAATACCGATTACCAACTTTATAAAGGAAAACTCCGCACTACTTATGATGCGTCATGGGGAAATATGGATGATATACAAGATGAGATCGATGCAGTGGTGGAATTGGGAAATACAATATCAGAACTACTCAACCTGGACATCGATAAAACCACCAAGGAAAATATTGAAGCATTGGTCAATGCCCTATTGGAAGATCTCAAGGATGAAGACCTACCACAGGAATTAACATCGCAAGTGGAAGAAGCTACAAATGATATGATCGATGCCAAAGAACGTTATGATGAAGCTGTTTCTAACGGAGATACCCAGGCTGCAAATCAGGCTCAACAGGACTTCCATAATGCACAACAAAACCTTAATGAAGCAAATGAGGAAATAGAGAAGATAAAGAAAGAAACAGCCGATCTTCTTAAAAAGGCTATAACCGAACTCTACAGAGACGGAAAAGATCTGGAAGCAGAAAACAACGAACGTTATAACCAACATTTATTGGATTTTCAAGTTGATGACGCTGAAAACGATAATGATCTATTAATCGTTGAAACCAATGAAACAGATCTAAGTGTAAACACAAATGACAGCACTGAAAGCTTTACGGATATGGAAGAACAATACGCATCATACCTGTTTGCTATGATGTTGCAAGAGGAAAATGGAAATGAGTTTGCAAAATTCATTGAGCTTTCCAAACAGATCAACCTCGATTTCATAAAAATCATCAGTCAAATGAAACAAGATGGACAGGTCGACAACGAGATTATTAATGTTTTAAAAAACCATTTAAGATCGGCCTTCACACAAATATTGTTACAGCCTTATTTAAAAAGATAA
- the rpsT gene encoding 30S ribosomal protein S20, with the protein MANHKSALKRIRRNEAVRLRNKYQHKTVRNLIKKLRGTEDKKAAEELLPGVISKIDKLAKKNIIHKNKAGNLKSSLTKKVESLA; encoded by the coding sequence ATGGCAAATCACAAGTCAGCATTAAAGAGAATTAGAAGAAACGAAGCTGTACGCTTAAGAAACAAATATCAGCACAAAACTGTACGAAACTTAATTAAAAAATTAAGAGGTACAGAAGATAAAAAAGCTGCAGAAGAGTTGTTGCCAGGTGTGATCAGTAAGATAGACAAGTTGGCTAAAAAGAACATTATTCACAAAAATAAAGCTGGTAACTTAAAATCTAGCTTGACTAAGAAAGTGGAAAGTCTGGCGTAA